A region of Bicyclus anynana chromosome 17, ilBicAnyn1.1, whole genome shotgun sequence DNA encodes the following proteins:
- the LOC112048063 gene encoding uncharacterized protein LOC112048063, translating into MKLIIFKILLIYLAGTVCGQKFQQDQFPFPPQFQTPSSTFTSDNTIYLSPESHTAIPYFALNHLNKLPFQLLPPTGSKTPSMYPTPLPMYLSSTLRFGDDDEDEDDDHNEKSNNHSPVSKRLPQNQLNRTNNTAVKQALDRNDNILNSRMSNHQAVHQINQFTQPKFEVKAPSYVTIGPNERAQTNKPNPSVRRMIVTSEIQRADQGPDQAKASSYQAPQYIQAPGVFISSTTEPAIPILRLSNEMDLDGSFSYEALGADQTHYVQHSRMENMGSDKEEQVVEGSYSYIGDDGRTYTVHYVADSNGFRATGDHLPVPPPVPEIIQRAVQYNLAEEAKKPPHVRASWENDDKDYEINERTFFNNPPQRNLFTGKTPEAFSLGSNPQNNLIMAASFQTPTKSNYEMEQSKPKMNPMPTPQITFLASQGAHNPSTPAQSTKTSNSEKSPLPQLMNYEAEIKDSDQEASKALWRWQYGMNANQNPKNSISRSSAEGDDVVINFSDMTPDQYTHMIHTQVLSQNADTSNIAYNSDDYHSLYSSHNNSKTLKESEQYHSTTEIGLNTQNSEEIVKSQNIYNDVQEDLHDNKHDYNKVEINSLKKIESPDRPEIISRHSFIPQSQVATQSYSFEDTSFEPSKIIIPNVNPAVNLVTIQSNSENGYILNNIERPTTIEPINTFKTVSNVFINEENSSFKPITYNTAKENIQETTTAEAPMTDMLRENMFLRNLFKPLNIDEKVTDKPTFEYNKQQNKQNTEYHEIKQEKESKYIHNKEIPQNLIKVKSKPLDINNILNYVVLKNHFESTKTKQKNKPVQHFIQNMNEKDISPHYIPIKESKSNTYYVESNDDDTQKQNNDFRSLNRQQQQELQGLIKNYKVLQRHKTNMQRSESLSEPQRHIKAFHTQNLPPLGRAGPSMKSYLPPTYL; encoded by the exons ATGAAGCTG attatatttaaaatattactaatatatcTTGCTGGTACGGTATGTGGTCAAAAATTTCAGCAAGATCAATTCCCATTCCCACCGCAATTTCAAACTCCAAGCTCAACTTTTACTTCAGATAACACCATTTATTTGTCACCCGAATCTCATACCGCCATTCCTTATTTCGCTTTGAACCATTTAAATAAACTGCCTTTCCAATTGTTACCACCAACTGGTTCAAAAACACCATCTATGTATCCTACACCCTTACCTATGTACCTATCTTCTACGTTAAGATTcggagatgatgatgaagacgaggatgATGATCACAACGAAAAAAGTAATAATCACTCCCCAGTTTCAAAGAGATTACCTCAAAACCAATTAAATCGTACAAACAATACAGCAGTGAAACAGGCGTTAGATAGAAATGATAACATATTGAACTCCAGGATGTCAAATCACCAAGCTGTACACCAAATCAATCAATTTACTCAGCCAAAATTTGAAGTCAAAGCACCAAGCTATGTTACCATTGGACCAAATGAAAGAgcacaaacaaacaagcccaaccCATCTGTACGTAGAATGATAGTAACTAGTGAAATACAAAGAGCTGATCAAGGCCCAGATCAAGCAAAAGCATCTTCGTACCAAGCTCCTCAATACATTCAAGCACCAGGTGTATTTATTTCATCTACAACGGAACCCGCGATACCAATACTTCGTTTGTCTAACGAAATGGATTTAGATGGAAGTTTTAGTTATGA AGCTCTGGGTGCAGATCAGACCCATTACGTGCAACACAGTCGCATGGAAAACATGGGATCTGATAAAGAAGAACAAGTAGTAGAAGGCTCATACTCTTATATAGGTGATGATGGACGTACATACACAGTCCATTACGTCGCCGATTCTAATGGTTTTAGAGCTACAGGTGACCACTTACCAGTACCGCCACCTGTTCCAGAAATTATAcaaag GGCAGTTCAATATAACTTAGCAGAAGAAGCTAAAAAACCGCCACATGTTAGAGCATCTTGGGAAAATGATGACAAAGACTATGAAATTAACGAACGAACTTTTTTCAACAATCCTCCACAACGGAACCTGTTTACTGGAAAAACTCCAGAAGCATTTTCTCTTGGTTCAAATCctcaaaacaatttaataatggCAGCGAGTTTTCAAACCCCTACAAAATCTAATTATGAAATGGAGCAATCTAAACCAAAGATGAACCCAATGCCAACACCGCAAATAACATTTCTAGCGTCACAAGGTGCCCATAATCCTTCAACACCAGCACAATCTACTAAAACATCGAACTCTGAAAAATCGCCACTACCTCAATTAATGAACTATGAAGCTGAAATCAAAGACTCCGATCAAGAAGCAAGCAAAGCTTTGTGGCGGTGGCAGTACGGTATGAATGCAAATCAGAATCCCAAAAACTCGATTTCACGTTCATCTGCTGAAGGTGACGATGTAGTAATAAACTTTAGCGATATGACACCTGATCAGTATACACATATGATACATACTCAAGTATTATCTCAAAATGCTGATACATCTAATATTGCCTACAACAGCGATGACTATCATTCACTTTATTCCAGTCACAACAATAGCAAAACTTTAAAAGAGTCAGAACAGTACCATTCGACAACTGAAATTGGTCTCAATACTCAGAACTCTGAAGAAATTGTGAAAAGCCAGAACATTTATAATGATGTCCAAGAAGATTTACATGACAATAAACATGACTACAACAAAGTTGAGATAAATTcattaaagaaaatagaaagTCCAGATCGTCCTGAAATCATCAGCCGTCATAGCTTTATACCACAAAGTCAAGTTGCAACTCAATCTTATTCTTTTGAGGATACATCATTTGAACCGTcaaaaattattatacctaatgtAAATCCAGCTGTTAACTTAGTGACAATACAGAGTAATTCAGAAAATGGCTACATATTGAATAACATTGAAAGGCCAACTACTATAGAAccaataaatacttttaaaactgTCTCAAATGTTTTCATAAATGAAGAAAATAGCAGTTTCAAACCAATCACATACAACACAGCTAAAGAAAACATACAAGAAACCACAACAGCGGAGGCTCCAATGACTGATATGCTAagagaaaatatgtttttaagaaatttatttaaaccatTAAATATTGATGAAAAAGTCACAGATAAGCCAACttttgaatataataaacaacaaaataagcAAAACACagaatatcatgaaataaaacaagaaaaagaatcaaaatatattcacaATAAAGAAATTCCTCAAaacttaataaaagtaaaatcaaaGCCCTTAGACATAAACAATATTCTTAACTACGTTGTACTGAAAAATCACTTTGAATCAAccaaaaccaaacaaaaaaataaacccgtACAACATTTTATCCAGAATATGAATGAAAAAGATATATCACCACATTATATTCCGATAAAAGAAAGCAAAAGCAACACTTATTACGTTGAatctaatgatgatgacacgcAGAAGCAAAACAACGATTTTAGATCTCTAAATCGCCAACAACAGCAAGAATTGCAAGGTCTTATTAAGAATTACAAAGTTCTTCAACGTCATAAGACTAATATGCAACGAAGCGAATCTCTCTCAGAACCTCAGAGACATATTAAAGCATTCCATACTCAGAATCTTCCACCGTTGGGCAGAGCAGGACCGTCTATGAAAAGTTACCTTCCACCAACCTATTTATAG
- the LOC112048062 gene encoding putative mediator of RNA polymerase II transcription subunit 29, producing the protein MKLLLVLAVTLALALAEDLDMEEESIDDLQAAASMDLQKSERRSPPYVPPRPWNNYYNPPSNNYYNPSAPSLPPVAPNPPPPPPPVSQGGYFPVQNDPPQNTYYPQNNYNNPAPSNTWDNQNSWNNNQNQNTWNNQQNTWTQKPQTPVNNNWNQQQNKPQNPATQSPWNKPQNTGSQNWNNENNNWNNWNQPTTTKPSTTTTPVSIIKNEHTLGENGSYKYEYEIADGTHVGEWGYFTDPNTDAESLVKKGFYSFTGSDGKVYSVTYWADSTGFHAVGDHIPTPPPIPAAIQASIDQNAKEEAAKAEAEKNKQQQQQQGYYPQGQEPPKPIAPQQPAPTQPQQQPQVSPPQYPTYYPPQQQQQTYYPPTDYYPPQAGYGRRR; encoded by the exons ATGAAGCTG CTACTCGTTCTCGCCGTCACTCTAGCATTAGCGCTAGCAGAAGATTTAGATATGGAAGAAGAGTCAATAGATGATCTTCAGGCGGCCGCATCTATGGACCTCCAAAAATCTGAACGAAGGAGTCCGCCTTACGTACCGCCGAGACCGTGGAATAACTATTACAACCCTCCATCAAACAATTACTACAACCCATCAGCTCCGTCTCTACCACCCGTTGCACCGAACCCGCCTCCTCCTCCTCCACCGGTATCCCAAGGCGGCTACTTCCCAGTTCAAAACGACCCCCCACAAAACACTTACTACCCACAGAACAACTACAACAACCCAGCGCCCTCCAACACATGGGACAATCAAAACTCATGGAACAATAATCAAAATCAGAACACGTGGAACAACCAACAAAATACTTGGACTCAAAAGCCTCAGACTCCAGTGAATAACAACTGGAATCAACAACAAAATAAACCTCAAAACCCTGCCACCCAAAGTCCATGGAATAAACCCCAGAACACTGGTTCTCAGAACTGGAACAATGAGAACAATAATTGGAACAACTGGAACCAACCAACTACAACTAAACCATCCACCACAACAACTCCCGTTTCAATCATCAAGAACGAACATACTCTAGGAGAAAATGGCAGCTACAAATATga ataCGAGATCGCTGACGGCACGCACGTAGGGGAATGGGGTTACTTCACGGACCCCAATACAGATGCAGAGAGCCTTGTGAAGAAAGGTTTCTACTCATTCACGGGGTCGGACGGCAAGGTTTACTCCGTTACCTACTGGGCGGACAGCACTGGCTTCCACGCAGTTGGTGACCATATACCGACCCCACCACCAATCCCGGCAGCGATTCAAGC ATCGATCGACCAAAACGCCAAAGAGGAAGCAGCAAAAGCTGAAGCAGAAAAGAACAAACAACAGCAACAACAACAGGGTTACTACCCCCAAGGCCAAGAGCCGCCGAAACCGATAGCGCCGCAACAGCCCGCGCCGACCCAGCCCCAACAACAACCCCAAGTATCACCGCCACAGTACCCCACATATTACCCCcctcaacaacaacaacaaacttaCTACCCACCAACAGATTACTACCCCCCACAAGCTGGATACGGGCGTCGCCGATAA